Proteins found in one Desulfovibrio porci genomic segment:
- a CDS encoding helix-turn-helix transcriptional regulator translates to MKQHQPSIPAHGLLRLPQVLNMIPISKSAWWEGCRTGRYPKPVKLGPRTTVWRAEDIAVFIESLGRQGENHE, encoded by the coding sequence ATGAAACAGCATCAACCGTCCATACCCGCTCACGGCCTTTTGCGTCTTCCTCAGGTTCTCAACATGATTCCCATAAGCAAGAGCGCATGGTGGGAAGGGTGTCGCACCGGACGTTATCCCAAACCCGTGAAGCTCGGTCCCAGAACAACAGTCTGGCGGGCGGAGGACATTGCTGTATTTATCGAAAGCCTTGGCCGTCAGGGAGAGAATCATGAATAA
- the mobV gene encoding MobV family relaxase, with protein sequence MSYLVLHMDKFKKEAIRGIQSHNRRERESRSNPDIDYERSAANYELHEAAASNYAEGIQNRIDDLLLVKSVRKDAVRMCGLIVTSDKAFFDRLTPEETRRFFEESKAFLTEFVGAENVISAMVHMDEKTPHMHFLHVPVTPEGRLNANKIYTRQSLRKLQSELPAYLQSRGFAIERGVEQMPGSVKKHLDTREFKQQQEALEKLIQESEEATRNSRQFISSLEQREEELRKSIEEYERQAEEAEKFLQENSSLPKASLFNYPSVLEKASSIIGELKKALAVKHLVQKQKESLQQEVETLRQKQIRLEAEYTAHRKHNHEEKEVLETQLKKMKRIMAGYREFLLLPEIRPLHIEFVERKRAEQLQRQQEEERQRQTQEARDRERRQAHFARGMRMR encoded by the coding sequence ATGTCCTATCTCGTACTCCATATGGACAAATTCAAGAAAGAAGCCATACGCGGCATCCAGAGCCATAACCGGCGGGAACGGGAGAGCCGCAGCAACCCCGATATTGACTACGAAAGAAGCGCGGCGAACTACGAGCTGCACGAAGCCGCAGCATCGAACTATGCCGAAGGCATTCAGAATCGTATTGACGACCTCCTGCTGGTCAAATCCGTAAGAAAGGACGCCGTGCGCATGTGCGGGCTTATCGTCACTTCGGACAAGGCGTTTTTTGACAGGCTCACGCCGGAGGAAACAAGGCGTTTCTTTGAGGAGAGCAAGGCCTTTCTCACGGAGTTTGTGGGCGCTGAGAATGTCATTTCCGCAATGGTTCACATGGATGAGAAGACGCCGCACATGCACTTCCTTCATGTACCGGTGACGCCGGAAGGGAGGCTCAACGCCAACAAAATTTATACCCGCCAGAGTCTGCGGAAACTGCAATCCGAGCTTCCCGCCTATCTGCAAAGCCGGGGCTTCGCCATTGAGCGCGGTGTGGAACAGATGCCTGGTTCCGTGAAAAAGCATCTGGATACCCGCGAATTCAAGCAGCAACAGGAAGCATTGGAGAAACTGATTCAGGAATCCGAAGAGGCCACACGAAACTCACGACAGTTTATCAGCTCATTGGAACAGCGTGAAGAAGAGTTGAGAAAGAGCATTGAGGAGTATGAGCGGCAGGCTGAGGAGGCGGAAAAGTTTCTTCAGGAAAATTCCTCTCTACCGAAAGCCTCTCTTTTCAATTATCCGTCTGTGCTTGAGAAAGCCTCTTCCATTATTGGAGAGCTGAAAAAGGCGCTTGCCGTCAAACATCTTGTTCAGAAGCAGAAAGAAAGTCTGCAACAGGAAGTGGAAACGTTACGTCAGAAACAGATTCGGCTTGAAGCGGAATACACGGCTCACAGGAAACATAACCATGAGGAAAAAGAGGTGCTGGAAACTCAGTTGAAGAAAATGAAGAGAATCATGGCAGGCTATCGGGAATTTTTGCTTCTGCCGGAAATCCGTCCGCTGCATATCGAGTTCGTGGAGCGCAAGCGTGCCGAACAGCTCCAACGGCAGCAGGAAGAGGAACGGCAGCGGCAGACGCAGGAGGCGCGGGACAGGGAGCGTCGGCAGGCGCACTTCGCCCGTGGCATGAGAATGAGGTAA
- a CDS encoding type I restriction-modification system subunit M: protein MADNRKEQERAELHRAIWNIANDLRGSVDGWDFKQYVLGMLFYRYISENLTVYLNKRMADAGFDGFDYANMPDEKAETARREMVSTKGFFILPSELFANVCRNAAQDDNLNETLEKTFKHIEESASGSESEDNFKGLFDDMDVNNKKLGDTVAKRNEKLVKLLQGVQGMNLGSNYQDNTIDAFGDAYEFLMGMYASNAGKSGGEYYTPQEVSELLARITTVGKTTVNKVYDPACGSGSLLLKFAKILGTENVRDGFFGQEINITTYNLCRINMFLHDVGYDKFDIALGDTLTDPQHWDDEPFQAIVSNPPYSIKWAGEDNPVLINDPRFAPAGVLAPKSKADLAFILHALSWLSADGTAAIVCFPGVMYRGGKEGKIRKYLVDNNYVDCVIQLPDNLFFGTTIATCIMVLKKGKKDSTVLFIDASAECVKATNSNKLTDANTGKILDAFISRKDEKHFARVVPSAEIGAQGYNLSVSTYVEQEDKREVIDIRQLNRQIEEIVAREAVLRAEIDKIIAEIES from the coding sequence ATGGCCGACAACAGAAAAGAGCAGGAACGCGCGGAACTTCACCGCGCCATATGGAACATCGCCAATGACCTTCGTGGAAGCGTCGATGGCTGGGACTTCAAGCAGTATGTCCTGGGGATGCTGTTCTACCGGTATATTTCCGAAAATCTGACGGTCTATCTCAACAAGAGGATGGCGGATGCTGGGTTCGACGGTTTTGACTACGCAAATATGCCCGATGAGAAAGCGGAAACAGCCCGTCGGGAAATGGTCTCCACCAAGGGCTTTTTCATTCTGCCGAGTGAACTTTTTGCCAATGTCTGCCGGAATGCCGCACAGGACGACAATCTGAATGAAACGCTGGAAAAGACATTCAAGCATATAGAGGAATCCGCCTCCGGTTCGGAAAGCGAAGACAATTTTAAAGGTCTGTTTGACGATATGGACGTCAACAACAAAAAACTGGGCGATACCGTAGCCAAACGCAATGAAAAGCTGGTCAAACTGCTGCAAGGCGTTCAGGGCATGAATCTCGGCAGCAATTATCAGGACAATACCATTGATGCTTTCGGCGATGCCTATGAATTCCTCATGGGCATGTATGCTTCCAATGCGGGTAAAAGCGGCGGGGAATATTATACGCCGCAGGAGGTTTCGGAGCTTCTTGCCAGAATAACCACCGTCGGCAAAACAACGGTCAACAAGGTTTATGACCCGGCCTGCGGCTCCGGTTCCCTGTTGCTGAAATTCGCCAAGATACTTGGCACGGAAAACGTGCGTGACGGATTTTTTGGTCAGGAGATCAATATTACGACGTATAACCTTTGCCGAATCAATATGTTCCTGCATGATGTGGGATATGACAAGTTCGACATCGCCCTTGGTGACACGCTGACCGATCCGCAACACTGGGATGATGAACCGTTTCAGGCTATTGTTTCCAATCCTCCGTATTCCATCAAATGGGCTGGGGAAGATAATCCGGTTCTCATCAATGACCCTCGTTTTGCTCCCGCCGGAGTGCTTGCGCCGAAATCCAAGGCCGACCTCGCCTTTATTCTCCATGCCCTGTCGTGGTTGTCCGCTGACGGTACGGCGGCCATTGTCTGTTTTCCCGGCGTCATGTATCGGGGCGGCAAGGAAGGAAAGATCCGCAAGTACCTCGTAGACAATAACTATGTGGATTGCGTCATTCAGTTGCCGGACAACCTCTTTTTCGGGACGACCATTGCCACCTGTATCATGGTGTTGAAAAAGGGCAAGAAGGATAGTACGGTACTGTTCATTGACGCTTCCGCCGAGTGCGTGAAGGCGACCAATTCCAACAAGCTGACGGACGCCAATACCGGGAAGATTCTTGATGCCTTTATCAGCAGAAAGGACGAAAAACACTTTGCCAGAGTCGTCCCCAGCGCCGAAATCGGGGCTCAGGGCTATAATCTTTCCGTCAGCACCTATGTGGAGCAGGAGGACAAGCGGGAAGTCATAGATATTCGCCAGCTCAACAGGCAGATTGAAGAGATCGTGGCGCGTGAAGCCGTGCTTCGCGCTGAAATTGACAAAATCATCGCCGAAATAGAGAGCTGA
- a CDS encoding protein MobC, whose product MTITTTQLKEIRQEFAALKPASVTLDGNRTMSVKEAVFALAPTLERMKKRGFGTQEIVERLHEKGIEVKAPTLAKYLSEFRRRKEKKRDTPRPALKKTAASTPSACIRESDRCGGGFVQPDIPDEEL is encoded by the coding sequence ATGACCATCACCACAACACAATTGAAGGAAATCAGACAGGAATTTGCTGCTCTTAAACCCGCTTCCGTCACACTGGACGGGAATCGAACCATGTCCGTAAAGGAAGCAGTCTTTGCTCTGGCACCGACTCTGGAGCGTATGAAGAAGCGCGGTTTCGGCACACAGGAGATTGTCGAGCGCCTGCACGAAAAAGGCATTGAAGTGAAGGCTCCGACCCTCGCCAAATACCTGAGCGAGTTCAGACGCCGGAAAGAAAAGAAGAGAGACACACCCCGCCCCGCCTTGAAGAAAACGGCGGCTTCCACGCCCTCTGCCTGCATCCGCGAATCGGACAGATGCGGAGGTGGATTTGTTCAGCCGGACATCCCTGACGAAGAGTTATAA
- a CDS encoding AAA family ATPase yields MNNPLQTFRDILTDKGLIPAEIMADGNLHRCPTQTKPHKQNGAYIAHVDTPATLWWCNWENGEQGTFCAEAKQTLSSAEISAWRERQHSIQRQREAEYAERHAEAAQLARQEWNSARMCDANHPYLRRKGIPALEGIRQSRDGSLLIPVMDAANNLQSLQRVYPDGTKRFLVGGKVSGGQFIIQGQPEKPVAVCEGFATGTSIHLATGWTVYVAFSANNLARVAKTVKERLPDKTIIICGDNDEAGLRKGEEAAGLANAQLLFPHFTDANGTDFNDLHQIEGIEAVRSQLETALIKQQGLIALDMGEFLSMSIPERGYLLSPVLPVQGIGILYAPRGIGKTFAALSIAVAVASGGAVFNWRAPMPKRTLYVDGEMPATSMQNRLSALVNGMSVPPHTLKNMALITPDLQPCPMPDLSTASGQTMIEPFLKDVNMVVLDNIATLCRTGKENESQSWQTMQAWLLELRRRGMTVLLIHHAGKSGDQRGTSAREDIMDTVISLRRPREYSMAEGARFEVHLTKARGILGDDAKPFEANLITEGNALHWRVRDIEDVELEELKRLLGEGYSIRDCAEEMGKSKSSVHRLKRKLEGLA; encoded by the coding sequence ATGAATAATCCCCTGCAAACCTTTCGGGACATCCTGACCGACAAGGGATTGATTCCGGCCGAAATCATGGCGGACGGGAACTTGCATCGTTGTCCTACCCAGACCAAACCGCACAAACAAAACGGTGCATATATCGCGCATGTCGATACCCCTGCGACGCTTTGGTGGTGCAACTGGGAAAACGGAGAACAGGGCACGTTTTGCGCCGAAGCAAAACAGACACTTTCAAGTGCGGAAATATCCGCATGGCGGGAGCGTCAACACTCCATACAGCGGCAACGCGAAGCGGAATATGCCGAACGCCATGCTGAAGCAGCTCAACTGGCCAGACAGGAATGGAACTCGGCACGAATGTGCGACGCCAATCATCCCTATCTGCGCCGCAAGGGCATTCCGGCTTTGGAAGGCATACGGCAGTCACGGGACGGCTCTCTGCTTATTCCTGTTATGGATGCCGCAAACAATCTGCAAAGTCTGCAACGCGTCTATCCTGATGGAACAAAGCGTTTTCTCGTGGGCGGCAAGGTATCTGGAGGACAATTCATCATTCAGGGGCAGCCGGAAAAGCCCGTTGCCGTTTGTGAGGGTTTTGCCACAGGCACAAGTATCCATCTTGCCACAGGCTGGACGGTTTATGTGGCCTTTTCCGCAAACAATCTCGCGAGAGTGGCCAAGACGGTGAAAGAACGATTGCCGGACAAGACAATCATCATTTGCGGCGACAATGACGAAGCAGGACTCAGGAAGGGGGAAGAGGCAGCCGGACTTGCAAACGCTCAACTTCTGTTTCCCCACTTCACCGACGCCAACGGTACAGATTTTAATGACCTTCACCAGATAGAAGGCATTGAGGCCGTCCGTTCGCAACTGGAAACGGCGCTGATCAAACAGCAAGGTCTTATCGCTCTGGACATGGGCGAATTTCTTTCCATGTCCATACCTGAACGGGGGTATCTTTTATCGCCCGTTCTTCCGGTACAGGGCATAGGCATCCTGTACGCTCCGCGCGGTATAGGCAAGACATTCGCCGCGTTGAGCATCGCCGTTGCGGTGGCTTCCGGCGGAGCCGTGTTCAACTGGCGTGCGCCGATGCCCAAGCGAACGCTGTATGTGGATGGGGAAATGCCCGCCACGTCTATGCAGAACCGTCTTTCCGCTCTTGTCAACGGCATGTCTGTTCCTCCGCATACGTTGAAAAACATGGCGCTCATCACACCGGATCTACAGCCCTGCCCCATGCCGGATTTGTCCACAGCCAGCGGACAGACCATGATTGAGCCGTTTCTGAAAGACGTAAACATGGTTGTGCTGGACAACATTGCAACCTTGTGCCGCACCGGCAAGGAAAACGAGTCTCAGTCATGGCAGACCATGCAGGCGTGGCTGCTGGAATTACGCCGCAGAGGGATGACCGTCCTGCTTATCCATCATGCCGGAAAATCCGGCGATCAACGCGGCACCAGCGCCAGGGAAGATATCATGGACACGGTGATCAGTCTGCGCAGGCCCCGGGAATACAGCATGGCCGAAGGCGCACGTTTTGAAGTTCATCTGACCAAGGCACGGGGCATATTGGGCGATGATGCCAAACCCTTTGAAGCCAACCTGATTACCGAAGGCAATGCCCTGCATTGGCGGGTTCGGGATATTGAAGATGTTGAACTGGAGGAATTGAAAAGGCTGCTTGGCGAGGGATACAGCATTCGCGACTGCGCCGAGGAAATGGGAAAATCGAAATCATCTGTCCACCGACTGAAAAGAAAACTGGAAGGTCTCGCTTGA
- the fic gene encoding protein adenylyltransferase Fic, with the protein MNIDERSLANAQRLFESGDIDRMEVGTTKGLQQIHAWLFDGLYDFAGQIRTVNIAKGNFRFANCLYLKEILAVIEKMPETAFEEIIAKYVEMNIAHPFREGNGRATRIWLDMMLKKNLGRVVDWQRIDRDAYLQAMERSPVNDLELRALIQPHLTDKVNDREVIFKGIEQSYYYEGYRK; encoded by the coding sequence ATGAATATTGATGAACGCAGCCTTGCCAACGCGCAGCGTCTGTTCGAAAGCGGCGACATTGACCGTATGGAAGTGGGCACGACAAAAGGCCTGCAACAAATACATGCCTGGCTTTTTGACGGTCTGTACGACTTTGCCGGGCAGATACGCACCGTCAATATCGCCAAGGGCAACTTTCGCTTTGCCAACTGTCTGTACCTGAAAGAAATTCTGGCTGTTATCGAAAAAATGCCGGAAACGGCCTTTGAAGAAATCATCGCCAAATATGTGGAGATGAACATTGCCCATCCCTTCCGGGAAGGAAACGGCCGCGCTACACGCATTTGGCTGGATATGATGCTGAAGAAGAACTTGGGCAGGGTGGTGGACTGGCAGCGGATAGACAGGGATGCCTATCTTCAGGCCATGGAGCGCAGCCCAGTGAATGATTTGGAGTTGCGTGCGCTTATCCAGCCCCATCTGACGGATAAAGTCAACGACCGTGAAGTTATCTTCAAGGGAATCGAGCAGTCCTATTATTATGAAGGGTACAGAAAATGA
- a CDS encoding restriction endonuclease subunit S has product MNLGCVASISTGSSNTNEFIEDGKYPFYVRSQDVLRKNTWEFDETAIVTAGDGVGVGKVFHFVEGKYALHQRAYRIRITDSRILSKFFFYYMKANFLSYITKNAVHASVTSIRRHMLDNYLIPVPPLAEQARIVSILDRFDALCNDLTSGLPAEIEARKKQYEYCRDKLLTFKEAV; this is encoded by the coding sequence ATGAATTTAGGATGTGTCGCGAGTATAAGTACAGGGAGTAGTAATACAAATGAGTTTATCGAGGATGGGAAATATCCATTTTATGTACGCTCTCAGGATGTCCTAAGAAAAAATACATGGGAGTTTGATGAGACAGCTATTGTTACTGCGGGAGATGGCGTTGGGGTTGGAAAAGTTTTTCATTTTGTTGAGGGGAAATATGCTCTACATCAGAGGGCATATCGAATACGGATAACGGATAGTAGAATCCTATCAAAATTCTTTTTTTATTATATGAAAGCAAACTTTCTTAGCTATATAACAAAAAACGCGGTACATGCTTCTGTTACTTCCATTCGACGTCATATGCTGGATAATTATCTCATCCCCGTCCCCCCTCTTGCCGAACAAGCCCGCATCGTTTCCATCCTCGACCGTTTTGATGCTCTTTGCAATGACCTGACCAGCGGCCTGCCCGCGGAAATTGAGGCGCGTAAAAAGCAGTATGAATATTGCCGCGACAAGCTGCTGACTTTCAAGGAAGCCGTATGA
- a CDS encoding type I restriction endonuclease subunit R, with translation MTTRFNMVAQCPESTVVAEYTPSRIRSDAYQSEADLEKEFIRQLSSQGYEYLSVHNEAALVDNLRRQLELLNNYTFSDQEWRRFFTQHLANANEGIEEKTRRIQEDCVINLTRDDGTTKNITLLDKKNIHNNRLQVINQYEESAGTYQTRYDVTILVNGLPLAHVELKRRGVPIREAFNQIKRYQRDSFWAGSGLYEYVQIFVISNGTHTKYYSNTTREAHVREQNNSGRRKSKKTSNSFEFTSYWADGNNTVIADLVDFTKTFFARHTLLNILTRFCVFTTEKMLLVMRPYQITATERILQRLEIAHNYKKAGSVEGGGYIWHTTGSGKTLTSFKTAQLATRLPYVDKVLFVVDRKDLDYQTIKEYDRFEKGAANGNNSVSVLTRQLEDSGCHIIITTIQKLGIFIRRNPKHPVFQQRIVLIFDECHRSQFGDLHTAIVKAFRQYHLFGFTGTPIFAVNAGTGGNPLLKTTEQAFGDKLHTYTIVNAINDGNVLPFRIDYINTVKMAENVRDYKVQAIDIEKALAAPERISGVVRYIIEHFDQKTKRNSFYSLKGQRVSGFNSILAVSSIPMAIAYYKELKKQLAELRREMTIATIFSFNPNEADPEDAIADESFDTAGLDATSRDFLESAITDYNTIFSTNYDTSADKFQNYYKDLSQRMKNREIDLLVVVNMFLTGFDATTLNTLWVDKNLKYHSLIQAYSRTNRILNSVKTFGNIVCFRDLQKETDDAIALFGNKDAGGVVLLKTYEDYYNGFDEEKSDGDTKHTSGYKELIENLLTRFPLEQSIIGEQDEKDFIALFGSILRMRNILTAFDDFKGNEILSERQLQDYQSMYLDLYQKHRPGKVEKEDITSDVVFEMELVRQVEINIDYILMLVEKYRASHGKDKTILASIGTAINSSIELRSKKELIEGFIADINVSASVSEDWRRYVDERREADIKALIAREKLQPEETRKFLDNAFRSGELKTIGEDIQKIMPPSNPFDIKSSEKKKGIIDRLKEFFEKYIGIV, from the coding sequence ATGACGACCCGTTTCAACATGGTGGCGCAATGCCCGGAAAGCACGGTTGTAGCCGAATATACTCCCTCCAGAATCCGTTCCGACGCCTATCAGAGCGAAGCGGATCTGGAGAAAGAATTCATCCGCCAACTGAGTTCGCAGGGCTATGAATATTTGTCTGTACACAATGAAGCCGCACTTGTGGACAATCTGCGCCGCCAGTTGGAATTGCTCAACAACTATACTTTTTCTGACCAGGAGTGGCGACGCTTCTTTACGCAGCACCTTGCCAATGCCAATGAAGGCATTGAGGAAAAGACGCGTCGCATTCAGGAAGATTGTGTCATCAACCTGACCAGAGATGACGGTACAACAAAAAATATCACGCTGCTGGACAAGAAAAACATTCACAACAACCGTCTTCAGGTCATCAATCAGTATGAAGAGAGTGCGGGAACCTATCAGACACGGTATGACGTGACTATTCTGGTCAATGGCCTGCCTTTGGCGCATGTGGAGTTGAAGCGCCGAGGGGTGCCCATCCGGGAAGCTTTTAACCAGATAAAGCGCTATCAGCGTGACAGCTTCTGGGCCGGGTCCGGGCTGTATGAATATGTACAGATATTCGTCATTTCCAATGGTACGCATACCAAATATTATTCCAATACCACCCGGGAGGCTCACGTCAGGGAACAGAATAACAGCGGTAGGCGCAAGAGCAAAAAGACCAGCAACTCTTTCGAGTTCACTTCCTATTGGGCGGACGGCAACAATACCGTCATTGCTGATCTTGTGGACTTTACCAAGACATTCTTTGCCCGCCATACCCTGCTGAATATCCTTACCCGGTTCTGTGTGTTCACTACCGAAAAAATGCTGCTGGTAATGCGTCCTTATCAAATAACGGCCACCGAGCGTATTTTGCAACGACTGGAAATAGCCCACAACTATAAAAAAGCGGGAAGCGTGGAAGGCGGAGGCTATATCTGGCACACCACGGGTTCCGGTAAAACGCTGACTTCCTTCAAGACGGCCCAGCTTGCCACACGCCTTCCCTATGTGGACAAGGTGCTTTTTGTGGTTGACCGCAAAGATTTGGATTACCAGACCATCAAGGAGTACGACCGCTTTGAAAAAGGCGCGGCCAACGGCAACAATTCCGTTTCCGTACTGACACGGCAACTGGAAGATTCCGGCTGCCATATCATCATCACGACTATTCAAAAGCTGGGCATTTTCATTAGGCGCAACCCCAAACATCCCGTTTTCCAGCAGCGTATCGTACTCATTTTTGACGAATGCCACCGTTCCCAGTTTGGCGATTTGCACACGGCCATTGTCAAGGCGTTCAGGCAATACCACCTGTTCGGTTTTACCGGTACGCCCATTTTTGCGGTCAATGCCGGAACGGGCGGCAATCCCTTGTTAAAGACCACAGAACAGGCTTTCGGTGATAAACTGCACACCTACACCATCGTCAACGCCATTAATGACGGCAACGTGTTGCCGTTCCGCATTGATTACATCAATACTGTGAAGATGGCGGAAAACGTCAGGGATTACAAAGTCCAGGCCATTGATATTGAAAAGGCCCTTGCCGCACCGGAGCGTATCTCGGGTGTGGTCAGATACATTATCGAGCATTTTGACCAGAAGACCAAGCGCAACAGCTTTTACTCTCTGAAAGGTCAGCGCGTGTCGGGATTTAATTCCATCCTGGCCGTCAGCTCCATTCCCATGGCTATCGCCTATTACAAGGAATTGAAAAAGCAACTGGCGGAACTGCGTCGGGAAATGACCATAGCTACTATCTTCAGTTTCAATCCCAACGAAGCCGATCCCGAAGATGCTATTGCCGATGAAAGCTTTGATACCGCCGGTCTCGATGCCACATCGCGCGATTTTCTGGAATCCGCCATTACCGACTACAACACGATATTCAGCACCAACTACGATACATCGGCCGACAAGTTCCAGAACTACTATAAAGACCTGTCGCAGCGCATGAAAAACCGTGAGATTGACCTCCTTGTGGTGGTCAACATGTTTCTCACTGGTTTTGACGCGACAACCCTTAATACCCTGTGGGTGGACAAAAATCTCAAATACCACAGCCTGATACAGGCATATTCCCGCACCAATCGCATTCTCAATTCGGTCAAGACCTTCGGCAATATCGTCTGTTTTCGTGATTTGCAGAAGGAAACGGATGACGCCATTGCGCTGTTCGGCAACAAGGATGCGGGCGGTGTCGTACTGCTGAAGACGTATGAAGACTACTATAATGGTTTTGATGAGGAAAAATCAGATGGTGATACAAAACATACAAGTGGCTATAAAGAACTGATAGAAAACCTGCTGACGCGCTTTCCTCTTGAGCAGTCTATCATCGGCGAGCAGGACGAGAAAGATTTTATCGCGCTCTTTGGTTCAATTCTGAGGATGCGGAATATTCTGACAGCGTTTGACGATTTCAAGGGCAATGAAATTCTGTCCGAGCGACAATTGCAGGACTATCAGAGTATGTATCTTGATCTCTATCAGAAACATCGGCCCGGCAAGGTGGAAAAGGAAGACATTACATCTGATGTGGTCTTTGAAATGGAACTGGTACGGCAGGTGGAAATCAATATCGACTATATCCTGATGCTGGTCGAAAAATACCGCGCTTCCCACGGCAAAGACAAGACCATCCTCGCGTCCATCGGCACAGCTATCAATTCAAGTATTGAACTGCGCAGCAAAAAAGAACTCATTGAGGGTTTTATTGCCGATATCAATGTCTCCGCTTCTGTGAGCGAGGACTGGAGGCGCTATGTTGATGAACGCCGTGAGGCTGATATAAAGGCCCTCATCGCACGGGAAAAACTGCAACCGGAAGAAACCAGAAAATTTCTGGATAACGCCTTCCGTAGTGGCGAACTGAAAACGATAGGCGAGGATATTCAGAAAATCATGCCGCCGAGTAATCCGTTTGACATAAAAAGCAGCGAAAAGAAAAAAGGGATTATAGATAGACTAAAGGAGTTTTTTGAAAAATACATTGGCATTGTTTAA
- a CDS encoding restriction endonuclease subunit S, whose product MSRLEELITELCPNGMEYKSLGEIALSIYRGSGITRDQIRDQGIPCVRYGEIYTTYDIWFDKCVSFTDESLILNKKYFEYGDVLFAITGENVEDIAKSCVYIGNERCLAGGDIVVMKHSQNPKYLSYALSTKSAQSQKSKGKVKSKVVHSSVPSIQKILIPVPPLPVQEEIVRILDNFAELTAELTAELTAELNKRKQQYQYYRDSLLTFDKRGATSQTDRQTDRQTDRQR is encoded by the coding sequence ATGAGCAGACTTGAAGAACTTATTACGGAGTTGTGCCCCAATGGGATGGAATATAAATCTCTCGGGGAGATTGCTTTATCTATTTATAGAGGATCTGGTATTACACGAGACCAAATTCGAGATCAAGGGATTCCTTGTGTAAGATACGGTGAAATTTATACGACATATGATATTTGGTTTGACAAATGTGTTTCATTTACCGATGAATCACTTATTTTGAATAAAAAATATTTTGAATATGGAGATGTTCTTTTTGCAATTACAGGTGAAAATGTTGAAGATATTGCAAAATCATGTGTATATATAGGAAATGAAAGATGCCTTGCCGGTGGTGATATCGTTGTAATGAAACATAGTCAAAATCCTAAGTATCTCAGTTATGCGTTATCAACAAAGTCTGCTCAATCTCAAAAAAGCAAGGGAAAGGTAAAAAGTAAAGTAGTTCATTCAAGTGTTCCGTCCATACAAAAAATCTTAATCCCCGTCCCCCCACTTCCTGTTCAGGAAGAGATAGTAAGGATATTAGACAATTTCGCAGAACTTACCGCAGAACTTACCGCAGAACTTACCGCAGAACTTAACAAAAGAAAGCAGCAATATCAATATTACAGAGATTCCCTCTTGACATTTGATAAGAGAGGGGCGACCTCCCAGACAGACAGACAGACAGACAGACAGACAGACAGACAGCGGTAA